In Idiomarina sp. PL1-037, a single genomic region encodes these proteins:
- the recJ gene encoding single-stranded-DNA-specific exonuclease RecJ produces MSDYEIRRYQVVDDDFLPQQMPPLLRQIYARRGVRHADKLSLKASGLLHFSSLRDIGKAVELLQNALKNQEKVCICGDFDADGATSSALMVSALQALGLQQVGYRVPNRMTDGYGLSVAMVEQLAVENVQLIVTVDNGIAAHEAIALAREKGIQVLVTDHHLPPEELPPANATVNPNQHGCEFPSKNLAGVGVAFYVLLALRSALRDEGVEPLPNLADWLDLVALGTVADVVPLDYNNRVLVQQGIARIRKGMSRPGIKALLEVANRDASQLAASDLGFALGPRINAAGRLDDIGLGIECLLAGESRAQQLAQQLNDLNQQRKSIESEMREHAESAIAKLRFDQGQVPDLVTLYQPDWHAGVIGIVAGRVKEQVNRPVIALANDDDEFLKGSARSVSGLHMRDLLERVHSLQPGIMERFGGHAMAAGLTMKKVNLTRFSELAEQVAAEWLSEEQKQRVFWSDGELTTLQLSQDSVNMLQSAGPWGQQFPEPMFDGQFELVDQRIVGERHLKLVVRHPQGELLDAIAFNVDTQQWPARESSVVELLYKPQLNHFRGRTNVQLLVEQIRAIR; encoded by the coding sequence ATGAGTGATTACGAAATACGTCGTTATCAAGTCGTTGACGATGACTTTTTGCCGCAACAAATGCCACCTTTGTTGCGGCAAATTTATGCCCGCCGGGGTGTCCGTCATGCTGACAAATTATCTTTGAAAGCCTCCGGGTTACTGCATTTTTCCTCGTTAAGAGACATCGGTAAAGCCGTTGAACTGCTGCAAAATGCGTTAAAAAACCAAGAAAAGGTTTGTATTTGCGGCGACTTTGATGCCGATGGCGCGACCAGCTCAGCATTAATGGTGTCGGCCTTGCAAGCCTTGGGTCTGCAGCAAGTGGGCTACCGTGTACCGAATCGAATGACTGACGGCTATGGCTTGTCTGTTGCCATGGTAGAACAACTGGCTGTAGAGAATGTGCAGTTAATTGTAACTGTCGATAACGGTATTGCAGCGCATGAAGCTATTGCACTTGCTCGTGAAAAGGGCATACAGGTGCTGGTTACCGACCACCATTTACCGCCTGAAGAACTGCCTCCGGCTAATGCAACAGTGAACCCGAATCAGCATGGCTGTGAGTTTCCCAGCAAAAATTTAGCGGGCGTGGGAGTGGCGTTTTATGTCCTGCTGGCGTTGCGTTCAGCGCTACGTGATGAAGGTGTTGAGCCATTACCTAACCTGGCTGACTGGCTGGATCTCGTTGCTCTTGGCACTGTCGCGGATGTTGTACCGCTGGATTATAACAACCGCGTATTGGTGCAACAGGGGATAGCCCGTATTCGTAAAGGTATGAGCCGCCCCGGAATTAAAGCGTTGCTGGAAGTTGCGAACCGTGATGCCAGTCAGCTGGCCGCCAGTGACTTAGGGTTTGCTCTGGGTCCGCGAATTAATGCAGCAGGGCGCTTAGACGATATTGGACTGGGAATAGAATGCTTATTAGCGGGCGAGTCCCGGGCGCAGCAGTTAGCGCAGCAGCTTAACGATTTAAACCAGCAGCGTAAATCGATTGAATCTGAAATGCGCGAGCATGCCGAGAGCGCTATCGCGAAGCTGCGTTTTGATCAGGGGCAGGTGCCTGATTTAGTTACCTTGTATCAGCCCGACTGGCATGCCGGTGTTATTGGTATTGTCGCGGGAAGAGTAAAAGAACAGGTGAACCGTCCGGTTATTGCGTTAGCCAACGATGATGATGAATTCCTAAAAGGCTCCGCACGTTCGGTTAGCGGTCTGCATATGAGAGACTTATTGGAACGTGTTCATAGTCTGCAGCCGGGAATCATGGAACGTTTCGGTGGACATGCTATGGCCGCCGGCTTAACCATGAAGAAAGTGAATCTGACTCGCTTTTCCGAACTGGCTGAACAAGTGGCGGCGGAGTGGCTGTCAGAAGAACAGAAGCAACGTGTATTCTGGTCTGATGGCGAACTCACAACACTGCAACTTTCTCAGGACAGTGTGAATATGCTGCAAAGTGCAGGCCCCTGGGGACAACAGTTTCCAGAACCGATGTTTGACGGCCAGTTTGAGCTGGTGGATCAGCGTATTGTCGGAGAGCGACATCTAAAATTGGTGGTGCGTCATCCGCAAGGCGAGTTATTAGATGCGATTGCCTTTAACGTTGATACACAACAATGGCCGGCGCGAGAGAGCTCGGTTGTTGAACTTTTATACAAGCCACAACTTAATCACTTCCGCGGACGCACAAACGTTCAGTTGTTGGTGGAGCAAATACGCGCAATACGTTAA
- the prfB gene encoding peptide chain release factor 2 (programmed frameshift), with protein sequence MFETNATYNNIKEMRERSNSLRGYLDYDAKLERLEEVTREMEQPNVWDDPPKAQALGKERAALEQVVQTLDKLQQGLDDVEGLVDLAVEAEDEDTFNEAHEELSGLVKQLEALEFRRMFSKDNDSADCYLDIQSGSGGTEAQDWANMLLRMYLRWAEAHDFKAEITELSEGDVAGIKSATVRVVGEYTYGWLRTETGVHRLVRKSPFDSGNRRHTSFASVFVYPEVDDDIDIEIDPSDLRVDTYRASGAGGQHVNRTDSAVRLTHEPTGIVVQCQSDRSQHKNRDSAMKQLKAKLYEFELQKQNEEKQALEDSKADIGWGSQIRSYVLDDARIKDLRTGIENRNTQAVLDGALDPFIEASLKSGL encoded by the exons ATGTTTGAAACTAACGCAACCTACAACAACATTAAAGAAATGCGTGAGCGTAGTAATTCGCTTAGGGGGTATCTT GACTACGATGCTAAGTTAGAGCGTCTGGAAGAAGTTACCCGTGAGATGGAACAGCCCAATGTGTGGGATGATCCACCCAAGGCACAAGCCTTAGGTAAAGAGCGTGCGGCGTTAGAGCAAGTTGTACAAACCCTGGATAAACTTCAGCAGGGGCTCGACGATGTCGAGGGTCTGGTTGATCTTGCGGTAGAAGCAGAAGACGAAGACACCTTTAACGAAGCTCATGAAGAACTGTCCGGTCTAGTAAAACAACTGGAGGCGTTAGAGTTTCGTCGTATGTTCTCAAAAGATAACGACTCGGCAGACTGCTACCTGGATATTCAGTCAGGCTCTGGCGGAACCGAAGCTCAGGACTGGGCTAACATGCTGCTGCGCATGTACTTGCGCTGGGCAGAGGCGCATGACTTTAAAGCGGAAATTACTGAGCTGTCAGAGGGCGATGTCGCGGGTATAAAATCGGCCACCGTTCGTGTCGTTGGCGAATACACTTACGGCTGGCTTCGCACCGAAACCGGTGTGCATCGTTTAGTGCGTAAATCACCCTTCGACTCAGGTAATCGCCGCCATACCTCATTCGCCTCGGTATTTGTTTACCCGGAAGTAGACGACGATATCGATATTGAGATTGATCCGTCCGACCTGCGGGTGGATACCTATCGTGCCTCTGGCGCGGGCGGTCAGCACGTTAACCGTACTGATTCCGCCGTTCGTTTAACGCACGAACCAACAGGCATTGTGGTGCAATGTCAGAGTGACCGGTCGCAGCACAAGAACCGCGATTCAGCAATGAAACAGCTGAAAGCGAAATTGTATGAATTTGAATTACAGAAACAGAACGAAGAGAAACAGGCATTAGAAGACTCAAAAGCTGATATCGGCTGGGGCAGTCAAATTCGCTCTTATGTTCTGGACGATGCGCGTATCAAAGATTTACGTACGGGTATCGAGAACCGTAATACTCAGGCTGTGCTTGATGGCGCACTTGACCCATTTATTGAAGCCAGCTTAAAAAGCGGGCTGTAA
- the lysS gene encoding lysine--tRNA ligase has product MTDKSQAPEVDVNEQIAQRKAKLSALRDKGIAFPNDFRRDSLAADLHAEYDDVSKEDLAEKGIRVKVAGRMMTRRIMGKASFATVQDMSGKIQLYVARDNLPEGYYNTEFKKWDLGDIVGASGTLFITGTGELSVQVDEVRLLTKALRPLPDKFHGLSDQEMRYRQRYLDLITNEESRSTFVARSKIIDYIRRFLSDRQFLEVETPMMQAIPGGAAARPFSTHHNALDMELFLRIAPELYLKRLVVGGFEKVFEINRNFRNEGLSTRHNPEFTMLEFYWAYADYHDLMDLTEQMLRGAAESVLGSAQFTSQGVDYDFGKAFERMTVLEAIIKYMPEVSLEQLNDMNRATEIAEQVGVSVKPSWGLGKVQIEIFETVAEHRLIQPTFITAYPAEVSPLARRHDDNPFVTDRFEFFAGGRELANGFSELNDAEDQAERFREQVEQKEAGDDEAMFYDEDYVTALEHGMPPTAGQGIGIDRLVMLLTDSASIRDVLLFPHMRPKAD; this is encoded by the coding sequence ATGACTGATAAATCGCAGGCACCTGAAGTAGACGTAAACGAACAGATCGCGCAGCGAAAGGCGAAACTGTCGGCGCTTCGCGATAAGGGTATCGCATTCCCGAACGATTTCCGTCGGGATTCTTTAGCTGCCGATTTGCACGCTGAATACGATGATGTGAGCAAAGAGGATCTGGCTGAAAAGGGCATTCGCGTGAAAGTGGCCGGTCGTATGATGACCCGTCGTATTATGGGGAAAGCGAGTTTCGCAACGGTTCAGGATATGAGCGGCAAAATTCAACTGTATGTTGCCCGCGACAATCTGCCCGAAGGTTATTACAACACTGAATTTAAAAAGTGGGATTTAGGCGATATTGTCGGCGCCTCTGGTACCTTGTTTATTACCGGAACCGGTGAGTTAAGCGTGCAAGTTGACGAAGTACGTTTGCTGACTAAAGCGCTGCGCCCGTTGCCCGATAAATTCCATGGCCTGTCAGATCAGGAAATGCGCTATCGTCAGCGTTATTTAGATTTGATTACCAACGAAGAGTCCCGCAGTACTTTCGTGGCCCGCTCTAAAATTATTGACTATATTCGTCGCTTTTTAAGCGATCGCCAGTTTCTGGAAGTTGAAACACCGATGATGCAGGCTATTCCCGGTGGTGCAGCAGCTCGTCCTTTCAGTACGCACCATAACGCCCTGGATATGGAGCTGTTTTTACGTATTGCACCAGAACTTTACCTGAAACGTTTAGTCGTTGGTGGTTTTGAAAAGGTGTTTGAAATTAATCGTAATTTCCGTAATGAAGGTCTTTCAACGCGCCACAACCCTGAGTTCACTATGCTGGAGTTCTATTGGGCGTACGCGGATTATCACGACTTAATGGACTTAACTGAGCAAATGTTACGCGGTGCGGCTGAGTCGGTGTTAGGTTCTGCTCAGTTTACCAGCCAAGGCGTGGATTATGATTTTGGTAAGGCGTTTGAGCGCATGACAGTGCTTGAAGCTATTATCAAATACATGCCGGAAGTGAGCCTTGAGCAGCTTAATGATATGAATCGTGCTACTGAAATTGCAGAGCAGGTTGGTGTGAGCGTTAAGCCGTCGTGGGGCTTAGGCAAAGTTCAAATCGAAATTTTTGAAACAGTTGCCGAGCATCGTCTGATTCAGCCTACGTTCATTACAGCGTATCCGGCTGAAGTGTCACCGTTGGCACGTCGTCACGACGATAATCCGTTTGTGACTGACCGTTTTGAATTCTTTGCCGGTGGCCGTGAACTAGCTAATGGTTTCTCAGAGTTGAACGACGCTGAAGATCAGGCTGAACGTTTCCGCGAGCAGGTTGAGCAGAAAGAAGCGGGTGATGACGAAGCCATGTTCTATGACGAAGATTACGTTACCGCACTGGAGCACGGCATGCCGCCAACAGCTGGTCAGGGTATTGGTATTGACCGTCTGGTTATGCTGCTAACGGATTCTGCGTCTATTCGCGACGTATTATTGTTCCCACACATGCGCCCAAAAGCGGATTAA
- a CDS encoding FKBP-type peptidyl-prolyl cis-trans isomerase, with translation MSETIAPNKVVAINYAVKTEDGQTLDQSKDGSPLNFIHGRGMLIPGLENALEGKTVGDSFTAEVKPEEAYGERHDGLIQTVPRNLFGENEVQPGMQFRASTDQGEQSVVIVEVKDDEVTVDGNHPLAGVNLNFDVEVIEVRDATEQELEHGHVHTDGEDH, from the coding sequence ATGAGCGAAACCATTGCACCAAACAAAGTCGTGGCTATCAACTATGCCGTTAAAACGGAAGATGGCCAGACCCTTGACCAGTCAAAAGACGGCAGCCCACTGAACTTCATCCACGGTCGTGGCATGCTGATTCCTGGTCTGGAAAATGCACTGGAAGGCAAAACCGTTGGCGATAGCTTCACTGCAGAAGTTAAGCCAGAAGAAGCTTATGGCGAACGTCATGACGGCTTAATCCAGACTGTACCACGTAACCTATTCGGCGAAAACGAAGTACAGCCTGGCATGCAGTTCCGCGCCAGCACGGATCAAGGCGAGCAGTCTGTTGTTATCGTTGAAGTAAAAGACGACGAAGTAACTGTTGACGGTAACCACCCATTAGCCGGTGTTAACCTGAACTTTGACGTAGAAGTTATTGAAGTTCGTGACGCGACTGAGCAAGAACTTGAGCACGGTCACGTTCACACTGACGGCGAAGATCACTAA
- a CDS encoding folate-binding protein — MVELTQHFTDANQDHLSVQLTDYGILSVSGEDADSFLQGQLTCDLRKLDQNNCLYGAHCDQTGKAFSIFWTYREDDTVFLVMHRSAIEGSLAQLKKFGVFSKVSIEDVSDDWSIAGVFGSKAASVAAEFDGRVIQVGTSPDQYMLLSQQPISTDYPQPYWDALEIERVRPQLTSENIQAFVPQMMNLQAWDGISFDKGCYIGQETIARMKYLGKQKRALFRLSGKVTAQVTAGTQLEKAIGDNWRRAGTVIMAVNRTDTQVDLLAVLPSDIGTDTAIRVRDDDASFLEIHSLPYQLG, encoded by the coding sequence GTGGTTGAGTTAACACAGCATTTTACTGACGCAAATCAGGATCACCTTTCCGTTCAACTGACGGACTATGGTATCCTCTCGGTTTCTGGCGAAGATGCTGACAGTTTTTTACAGGGTCAGCTGACATGTGATTTACGCAAACTCGACCAGAATAATTGCTTATATGGCGCACATTGCGATCAAACCGGAAAAGCATTTAGCATCTTCTGGACTTATCGCGAAGACGACACCGTTTTTTTAGTGATGCATCGCAGCGCCATCGAAGGCTCTTTAGCGCAATTAAAGAAGTTTGGAGTCTTTAGCAAAGTCAGTATTGAAGATGTAAGCGACGACTGGAGCATAGCCGGTGTTTTCGGTAGTAAAGCAGCCAGCGTGGCAGCAGAATTTGATGGCCGGGTAATACAGGTTGGGACCAGTCCCGACCAATATATGTTACTTAGCCAACAACCAATTTCTACGGATTATCCGCAACCCTACTGGGATGCGTTGGAAATTGAACGGGTTCGTCCACAACTTACGTCTGAGAACATCCAGGCATTTGTCCCGCAAATGATGAATTTGCAGGCGTGGGATGGAATCAGTTTTGACAAAGGATGTTATATCGGCCAGGAGACTATTGCCCGGATGAAGTATTTGGGCAAACAGAAACGGGCGCTTTTTCGCTTATCCGGTAAAGTAACGGCTCAAGTTACTGCTGGTACGCAATTAGAAAAAGCCATTGGCGATAACTGGCGTCGTGCAGGTACGGTCATTATGGCAGTGAACCGCACCGACACCCAAGTGGACTTGTTAGCTGTTTTACCCAGTGACATAGGCACTGACACGGCTATACGGGTTCGGGATGACGACGCAAGTTTCCTGGAAATACACTCACTGCCTTATCAATTAGGTTAA
- a CDS encoding succinate dehydrogenase assembly factor 2 yields the protein MLPLKQSEEALKDKRRLRWACRRGMLELDVLFEPFVDQAYDELTEEQKAVFRRLVTCDDPDLFAWFMGHQKCEDEELAEMIQFMLSRVKV from the coding sequence ATGTTGCCGTTAAAACAGTCGGAAGAAGCACTTAAAGATAAGCGTCGTTTACGTTGGGCGTGCCGCCGCGGGATGCTGGAGTTGGATGTATTGTTTGAGCCTTTTGTTGATCAGGCTTATGACGAACTGACTGAAGAGCAAAAAGCTGTCTTTCGTCGTCTGGTTACCTGCGATGACCCGGATCTTTTTGCCTGGTTTATGGGTCACCAAAAGTGCGAAGACGAAGAACTGGCCGAAATGATTCAGTTTATGTTGTCGCGCGTTAAGGTATAG
- the nadB gene encoding L-aspartate oxidase has product MEPVANYQCDVLIIGSGAAGLTTALQLADNLNVTVLSKGPLTEGSTFYAQGGIAAVFDENDSIESHIEDTLIAGAGLCDPEAVKFTTENARASLQWLIDAGVGFDQVESKDSNPTYHLNREGGHSHRRILHAADATGKAVQTTLQKKVMEHPNIQVLERYNAVDLITGSRIGKPDGCYGAYVWSRQKEQVETVAAGCVVLATGGASKVYQYTSNPDIASGDGIAMAWRAGCSVANMEFNQFHPTCLFHPNAQSFLLSEALRGEGALLKRPDGTRFMPDFHESAELAPRDVVARAIDFEMKRLGADCMYLDISHKPKDFIQHHFPTIMEKCLSLGIDISKQPMPVVPAAHYTCGGVKTDMNAATDLPNLYAVGEVACTGLHGANRMASNSLLECLVFARAAAKDILSKRPHQQALNHIPGWDESQVGNSDEEVIIQHNWHELRLFMWDYVGIVRTTKRLERALHRIQLLQREIHEYYSNFRVSNNLLELRNLVQVSELIVRSAISRKESRGLHYTLDYPDTLPDTQPTVLTPKS; this is encoded by the coding sequence ATGGAACCTGTTGCAAATTATCAATGCGATGTACTGATTATTGGTTCGGGAGCCGCGGGATTAACTACCGCTTTACAGTTGGCCGACAACTTGAACGTTACGGTACTGAGTAAAGGTCCGCTGACAGAAGGCTCAACCTTTTATGCGCAAGGCGGCATAGCCGCAGTATTCGACGAAAACGACAGTATTGAGAGTCACATCGAGGATACCTTAATTGCCGGTGCCGGCCTTTGCGATCCCGAAGCCGTTAAGTTTACCACAGAAAACGCGCGTGCAAGCCTGCAATGGCTGATTGATGCCGGAGTGGGCTTTGATCAAGTTGAATCTAAAGACAGCAACCCGACGTACCACTTGAACCGTGAAGGCGGTCACAGTCACCGCCGAATTCTGCACGCAGCAGATGCCACCGGCAAGGCGGTACAGACGACATTGCAGAAAAAAGTGATGGAGCATCCTAATATTCAGGTGCTGGAGCGATACAACGCGGTCGATTTGATCACGGGGTCACGTATCGGTAAACCAGATGGTTGTTATGGGGCTTATGTCTGGAGTCGTCAGAAAGAACAAGTGGAAACCGTTGCCGCAGGTTGCGTGGTACTGGCAACGGGCGGCGCAAGTAAGGTATATCAGTATACCAGTAACCCGGATATTGCCAGCGGCGACGGTATTGCCATGGCCTGGCGTGCAGGCTGTAGTGTTGCCAATATGGAGTTTAATCAATTCCATCCAACCTGTTTATTTCATCCCAATGCTCAGAGCTTTCTATTAAGCGAAGCCTTGCGTGGTGAAGGTGCTTTGCTGAAGCGGCCGGACGGTACTCGTTTTATGCCGGACTTTCATGAGTCTGCTGAGTTGGCGCCACGCGACGTCGTTGCCCGCGCTATCGACTTTGAGATGAAGCGACTGGGTGCCGACTGCATGTATCTGGATATTTCTCATAAACCGAAAGACTTCATTCAGCATCACTTCCCTACCATTATGGAAAAATGCTTGTCGCTGGGTATTGATATCAGCAAACAGCCGATGCCGGTTGTTCCTGCGGCTCACTATACCTGTGGTGGTGTTAAAACCGATATGAACGCTGCGACCGATTTACCCAACTTGTATGCCGTTGGTGAGGTTGCCTGCACAGGTCTGCACGGAGCCAATCGCATGGCTAGCAACTCCCTGCTTGAATGTCTGGTTTTCGCCCGTGCGGCAGCTAAAGATATTTTATCTAAGCGCCCACATCAACAAGCCTTAAACCATATTCCCGGTTGGGACGAGAGTCAGGTAGGCAATTCCGATGAGGAAGTTATTATTCAGCATAACTGGCATGAGCTACGACTGTTTATGTGGGACTACGTTGGCATTGTTCGTACCACCAAGCGTCTGGAACGGGCACTTCACCGAATTCAGTTGTTACAGCGTGAAATTCACGAATATTACTCGAACTTCCGTGTGAGTAATAATTTACTGGAGTTACGTAACTTAGTGCAGGTATCGGAGCTTATTGTACGCAGCGCTATTAGTCGTAAAGAAAGTCGCGGCTTACACTATACTCTGGACTACCCTGACACCTTGCCGGATACTCAGCCTACGGTGCTGACACCTAAAAGTTAG
- the rpoE gene encoding RNA polymerase sigma factor RpoE produces MSEQVSDQQLVERVQQGDNRAFDLLVKKYQHKVMSLISRYVKQQGDVADVAQEAFIKAYRALPNFRGDSAFYTWLYRIAVNTAKNYLVSQGRKPPASDIDAEDAEFYEGAGALRDSASPEKQMLSDEIRDVVLKTIDELPDDLRRAITLREIEGLGYEEIALEMDCPIGTVRSRIFRAREAIDNQLRPLLER; encoded by the coding sequence ATGAGCGAACAGGTGAGTGACCAACAGCTGGTCGAAAGAGTACAACAAGGTGATAACCGGGCTTTTGATCTGCTGGTAAAAAAGTATCAGCACAAAGTCATGAGTTTGATATCGCGTTATGTCAAACAACAAGGTGACGTAGCTGATGTTGCACAGGAAGCGTTTATAAAAGCGTATCGGGCGTTACCGAACTTCCGTGGTGATAGTGCCTTCTATACCTGGCTGTACCGAATTGCGGTTAATACGGCGAAGAACTATTTAGTTTCGCAAGGTAGAAAGCCGCCCGCATCTGATATTGATGCAGAAGACGCTGAGTTTTATGAGGGAGCGGGTGCGCTAAGAGACAGCGCCTCTCCGGAAAAACAAATGCTCTCTGATGAGATTCGAGATGTGGTGTTAAAAACAATTGATGAGTTGCCGGATGATTTACGTCGGGCAATTACATTAAGGGAAATTGAAGGTCTCGGTTACGAGGAAATTGCGCTAGAAATGGACTGTCCTATAGGTACTGTCCGCTCTCGCATCTTTCGCGCTCGGGAAGCAATAGATAATCAACTCCGACCGTTGCTGGAACGGTAA
- a CDS encoding sigma-E factor negative regulatory protein, with product MSRNKSESTSALFDEQLIKADEIEALLKDEQAQQEWHRYSVIRAAIKGDLNSDISLDISERVRVSVSQESNVVKPGFGRSKSQNKAASRWFQPFAKVAVAASVAVVAVMTVQTYQQPATPDGSSAEPTLLTSPIGGGREPVSLNRVEPMSQISDQQRRRQVQSYLIDHQQQLMLQQKADKDEQSEQELNKGN from the coding sequence ATGTCTCGGAACAAATCAGAATCAACATCCGCGCTGTTTGATGAACAGCTCATCAAGGCCGATGAAATTGAAGCACTGTTGAAAGATGAACAGGCTCAGCAGGAGTGGCACCGTTATAGTGTTATTCGCGCGGCAATAAAAGGTGACTTAAACTCCGATATCAGCCTTGATATTAGCGAGCGGGTTCGCGTTAGCGTAAGCCAGGAGTCCAATGTCGTTAAGCCAGGTTTTGGTCGCTCTAAGAGCCAGAATAAAGCGGCTTCACGTTGGTTCCAGCCTTTCGCAAAAGTTGCTGTTGCGGCAAGTGTGGCAGTGGTTGCGGTGATGACAGTGCAAACTTATCAGCAACCCGCGACACCTGATGGCAGCAGTGCAGAACCGACTCTGCTGACCAGCCCAATTGGTGGTGGCCGCGAGCCGGTAAGCCTGAATCGTGTTGAGCCAATGTCGCAAATCAGCGATCAGCAAAGACGCCGCCAGGTTCAGTCATACCTGATTGATCATCAACAACAATTGATGTTGCAACAAAAAGCAGATAAAGATGAGCAGTCAGAGCAGGAGCTCAACAAAGGTAATTAA
- a CDS encoding MucB/RseB C-terminal domain-containing protein gives MITRLYRSILCGAVLFTGTMSVSAQQASEQAESGADWFNRMAEALTELNFEASLVHVHGDQIEPYQWLQGNDPETASTELLIQMNGPDFRILRVNNKVAHFNTSASNYALKSDTITAIFPAAFSHPFEKLSHSYKVTVGGGARVLGRNAQHIRILSRDNQRYSYALWIDRKHGMPLKMIMMNQSGDVVEQMQLTSLSVRNTAPEITKEISNIEMPPLLKDLRVQSATNYGVEPQWAPRGFKLLSQQSHTLVVDSTPVDHYLFSDGLAEYSVYVAELTEGMETDLALSSSHTLFSKRYNNFLVTVVGQVPLTMAQRIAAEVK, from the coding sequence ATGATAACTCGGTTGTACCGGTCTATTTTATGTGGCGCTGTGTTATTCACCGGAACCATGTCGGTAAGCGCACAACAGGCTAGCGAACAAGCAGAAAGTGGTGCTGACTGGTTCAACCGTATGGCAGAAGCTTTAACTGAACTGAATTTTGAAGCGTCGTTAGTTCATGTACATGGTGACCAAATTGAGCCTTATCAGTGGCTACAGGGTAACGATCCGGAAACAGCAAGTACCGAACTGTTAATCCAGATGAATGGTCCGGATTTTCGCATCTTGAGAGTGAATAACAAGGTTGCCCACTTTAATACGTCAGCCAGTAACTACGCATTAAAGTCCGATACAATTACCGCTATTTTCCCGGCCGCATTTTCTCACCCCTTTGAAAAACTTAGCCATAGCTATAAGGTGACTGTTGGCGGTGGTGCAAGAGTTTTAGGTCGCAACGCCCAGCATATTCGTATTTTAAGCCGAGATAACCAACGCTATAGCTATGCACTATGGATTGATCGCAAGCACGGTATGCCGCTGAAAATGATCATGATGAATCAGTCCGGCGATGTTGTGGAGCAAATGCAATTAACCAGTTTATCCGTTCGCAATACTGCACCTGAAATTACTAAAGAAATAAGCAATATTGAAATGCCGCCACTGCTAAAAGATCTGCGGGTGCAAAGTGCAACAAATTACGGTGTTGAGCCACAGTGGGCACCGCGAGGGTTCAAATTATTGAGTCAGCAAAGCCATACTTTAGTCGTTGATTCGACGCCGGTTGACCACTATTTATTTTCCGATGGTCTTGCCGAGTACTCGGTTTATGTGGCCGAGCTAACTGAGGGTATGGAAACCGATCTCGCGTTATCCTCTTCACACACTTTGTTCTCAAAGCGTTATAATAACTTTCTTGTGACAGTGGTGGGTCAGGTACCTTTAACTATGGCTCAACGCATAGCGGCAGAAGTTAAATAA
- a CDS encoding SoxR reducing system RseC family protein: MKEIAEVTAVDGNRVTVTTKLKTACSGCAQVSNCGAGILSKVFSDRNAQFTVVTEQAFNPGDQVQLEVPETAVTRFALLLYGLPILTLLLLAVLLENTGTLPEGFVILLSFAGFAFTFWGLKRWFRKRDIQVNAMVKLESVAVEVRH; this comes from the coding sequence ATGAAAGAAATAGCAGAAGTAACAGCGGTTGATGGCAACCGCGTAACCGTTACCACCAAGTTGAAAACTGCCTGCTCGGGTTGTGCGCAGGTATCTAACTGTGGTGCCGGCATTTTAAGTAAAGTTTTTTCTGACCGAAATGCGCAGTTTACCGTGGTTACTGAACAAGCTTTTAACCCAGGCGACCAAGTGCAATTAGAAGTACCGGAAACCGCAGTAACACGCTTTGCTTTACTACTCTACGGTTTACCCATACTGACACTGCTGCTATTAGCTGTGCTACTGGAAAACACAGGCACGTTACCCGAAGGTTTTGTTATTTTACTGTCCTTTGCCGGCTTTGCTTTTACTTTCTGGGGACTAAAACGCTGGTTCCGTAAACGTGACATTCAAGTCAATGCAATGGTCAAACTGGAAAGCGTTGCGGTTGAAGTTCGGCACTGA